GCATTCGCGCCCGACTTCCGGGAGACTGGAGAGTTTTACGTCGACTATACCGGCAACAGCGGAAACACCGTAATTGCCGGATTTTCCGTCTCCGGCGATCCGAACCTCGCTGACCCAAGCAGCGAACGTTTGATCCTCGGCATCCAGCAGCCTTACAATAACCACAACGGCGGCGGCATCGTCTTCGGGCCGGACGGCTGTTTGTATATCGGGACGGGTGACGGCGGCTCGGGGGGCGATCCGCAAAGGAACGCTCAAAATCTCGACTCCCTGCTCGGCAAGATGCTGCGCATCGACGTGCTCGGAGGTGATCCCTACGCCATCCCGCCGGACAATCCTTTCCAGACCGGCGGGAGAGCCGAGATCTGGGCTTATGGTCTGCGCAACCCCTGGCGCTTCGCCTTCGATCGGGTGAGCGGGGATCTATACATCGCCGACGTTGGCCAGGGAACCTATGAGGAAGTGGACTTCTGGCCGGCGGGTAGTCCGAGCGGCGTCAACTATGGATGGAACATTCGCGAGGGAATGCATCCCTTCGAGGGACAGACGGGAGAGGGCCTCACGGATCCCGTCGCGGAATACGATCACACATTGGGTTGTTCGATTACCGGCGGCGTCGTCGTGCACGACCCCGCGCTCCCGGAGTGGAACGGCGTCTACCTGTATGGCGACTACTGCACGGGACTGATCTGGGGTCTGCTGCATACCGCAGACGGGAATTGGATGGACGACATCCTTTTCCGGGGCACGGGGTTTGTGATCAGCGCCTTCGGAGAAGATGCGAGCGGCGGCGTCTACCTCGTCGATCTCAACGGCGTCGTCTATCGTCTGGAACGCGCACCCGGAAATTAATGGGGGAACTTATTTGAGCAGCAAATAGACCCCAGCGCCCAGTAAGCCCAAACCCAGGGTCGTCGTCAGCGTCAGCCCGGCTACCAGAATCCACGGCGCAATGCGGGCGCGCAGGGATTGGATTTCCGGTGCAGCGAGCTGCCGTTTGGCCGTCTCTTTCAACCCTTCAACCAATTCCCGCTGCGAGCGCCGCAGGAAAAGCACCGCAAGTATCACCGTAGCCAACAGAACGGCCGGAGCAAACGCCAGCGCGAGCCGCAGGAATTCTTCATACGGCAGCCGCTCGATGACTCGAGCGACGTTCGTGGGCGAGAAAATCAGCAGCATCAAAGCGCCCAAAGTGAGTAAGAAGGCGGGCACGGCCAGGACGAGGACGGCGCGCACGATGATGCGCACGATACGCTCCTGTGCATTTTCCAGCCACTTGCGTTCATCGCGACCGAAGGCGAACAGCAGGGCAGCCAAAGTAAGTACGAACAACACGATTGGCGCCACGCCGACGAGCGGCCGCAAGAAGCGATCTCCCGGCAGGGGTTCGATCAAGCGATCGAACCGCCCCGGCGACACGAAGGAAAGCGCCCAAAGACCCACCGAAAACAACAGTGCGGGCACGAGCAGCGCCACGGCGCTGCGGGCGATCCGCTGCCCGCCGAGCGCGAGGCTGGCCCGGCTCGTCGCGGCGCGCGGGCGAGCCGGAACGGTTTCACCCCGCGCGGCTTCCTGCGCGCCGCCGGGTTTCTCGACGGCGTAGAGCGCGGCCAGGACGACGATGGCGAACAACGTGGCCGGTGCGAAGACCAGCGCCGTGCGGATGAACGTTTCTCCGGGCAGGCGGTCGATCAGATTGCCGAAACGCGTTGGCGCCAGGTAGAAGAGCGCCAGTGCGGCGATGGAGACGATCAACATCGGCACGCTGGGAACGAGCACCAGGGTGGCGACCAGCCGCGGGGTGCGGCCGGCGTCATTTGCGCCGCCGGGCGATCTGTGCGAATCGGTTTGATCTTGTCTGCCGGACATGCTCTCCCTCGATCGGCTCCCTGAAGCGGTTCAAGGCGCGAAGCGGATTTCGACGTTCCGTGCAGGCCAGTGTAACAGGGATTGCCGCCTCGGTCTACTTGACGTAGGTGAATCGCACGCCAAGCGTCAAGCCGGCGCATGAATGCGAGCCCGATTATCGCATGCGCCCTTCGCTTTCCCCCAAAGGAACCATTTGACGGTAGAACATTTGTTCTATATAATCAGAATACCAGTGCGCTTTGCGGAACTTCACGACCCATCGGCCTGGTAGCGGGAGGTATTTCGTGTGGTTTCATCGTTGGTTGCGGCCGGAACGAATTCGCAGTTTCCTCGAGCCTGCCTCGGCGCGGCGCGAGCGATACCGGGTCGCCGAGCGGTCGGCGGTTTGGGGCGGAGAAGACAAGCATGCGGCGGCATCCGACCTTCAAAAAGACGCCGGGAAAAGCAACCGGCCGATATCGCGGCAGGCTTCGAGTAACGGGCACCTGATTTTCGAGACGGACAGCGAACTCTCTACCCAATTGTGGTTGGCGGCGCGCCTGCAGGACGTCACCCCGGAGACGTTGGTGGGCGACCTGCTCGTGCGCGGCCTCGAGCAGGAAGCGTTCCGCACCCGGGCGGAAGCCGCGCTGGGCACACTCACGCCGCGCGAGCAGGAAATCGCCTGGCTCACGGCGCAAGGCCACACCAATCGCCAAATCGCCGAGGATCTGGTGATCTCGCCCGAAACCGTCAAGACGCACATGCGTCACGTGCTGGATAAGTTCAGCGTGAACAGCAAGGCCGATCTGCGCCTGCTCTTCGTCGATCTGGGCGTGCGCTGGTGGGAGCGCTGAGCGCGATCCGCCGACCTTCGTCCGCCCGGAACGGACAAGAAGAAATCGAGGGGGAAAGCGCAGACCGCGCTGTTGAAGCAGATGCGCACTCGCCTCACGGTTATAATACAGGACTGCAACACGAAGGAGTGTACATATGCGTGAAGGTAAGCTGATCGAGGCGACTCCCGGGCCGCGCACGCGAGCGTCCCTGGCGGACGACCTGCGCCGCCTGGGTCTTCGGGCGGGCACGACCGTTCTGGTGCACAGTTCGCTGCATGCGTTGGGTTGGGTCTGCGGCGGTCCGGTCGCTGTGGTCCAGGCGTTGATGGACGCGATCACGCCCGACGGCACGCTGGTGATGCCCACACATTCCGGCGACCTCAGCGATCCTGCCCTGTGGAAGAACCCGCCCGTCCCCGAAAGCTGGTGGCCGACGATTCGCCAGACCATGCCCGCATACGATCCGCGCACGACGCCCACGCGGGGGATGGGGCGCATCGTCGAGGTTTTTCGCACGTGGCCCGGCGTACGGCGCAGCGCCCATCCGGCGACATCGTTTGCCGCCTGGGGCTCGCAGGCCGCCTTCGTGACGGAAAACCATCTCCTGGATTACGAGATGGGGGAGACATCACCGCTTGCGCGTGTTTACGATCTCGACGGCCGGGTGCTGCTCCTGGGCGTAGGCTACGACAGCAATACCTCGTTTCACCTCGCTGAGTATCGCTTGCCCAACCCCAAGCCCTCACGGCAGGGTGCGCCGATCATCGAGAACGGCCGGCGCGTCTGGAAGGAATTCGACGACATCGAAATCGACGATGATCCGTTCGGGCAGATCGGTGCGGATTTCGAGGCGGCCGGCAGCGTGCTCGAGGGCAAGGTGGGCTCGGCAGTTTCCCTGCTATTTTCACAGCGCAAGGCCGTTGACTTTGCCCTGCAGTGGCTGCGGGGTCGCGCCTGAATCGACCGCACGCACATCGGTTGCGGTCGGATGGGATCGGCGTAGAATACAGGAAACCAAAGCTCCGCTTTGGGGTTTTTACTACCGAGACAAGAAAACCGGATTCATTTCAGCGTAAAATCACACGGAGGAAAACATGCTTACGGATCGGATTATCGGCGCGTTCACATTTCGCAAAGGCGTTTACGCCGAAGTCGAGAGTGATACGACCTTCACCACAACGGCCTGGACGATCGTTGCGGTCGTTTCTTTCCTCGTCAACATCGCATCCCACGCACAGAGCAACATATTCAAGTGGTTGGTTGCTGCAGTGGTTGGTACGATCATCTCTGTCGTTGGCTTCGCCATCGCTGCCTGGGTGATCGATTGGGTAGGCCGCACGGTTTTCTACGCCGAGGTAACGTTCGACGAATTGGTGCGCACGCTCGGTCTGGCTTATGTGTGGCAAATCGTAGGTGTACTTGGAATTTTCCACGCCCTGGGAATTCTTACCTGTGTTACAGGACTGGTTCAGTTAGCGACTGCGATCCTCGGACTGGCTGCCTGGCTCGTGGCGGCAAAGGAAGCCCTGGATCTGGAATGGGTCCAAACCGCGGTCACCGTGGTGATCGGTTGGATCATCATCTTCGTGTTCACCTTCATCACTGGCGCCATCCTTGGCCTTCTGGGTGTTGCTGCTCGCGCTGTGGTGAGTTAACCGAGCCCATTCCATTTATCGAGGAGTTGATCGGCAAACTCCATTTGGTTTCCAAGAAGACCCTATGGGGAATCAACTGCGTGCTGCTGGAATGCAGCACGCAGTCATATAAAGAGGCATAACGTCAATTTTAAAGATCGCGGATATAAACCCGGTGATTCTTGTAAGGAATACCGCCCACGTTTTCCAGGTCCTTACGCATCTGCACCGCGGACTCGGCCACCTGGGTCAGGTCTGCATGCTGGAAGCCGAACTCACGAATGGTCTTCTCGATTTCGGAGTAGAGCAAGGCATTCCCGCCGCGTCCGTGATACTCCGGTAAGACGCCGGCGCCGTTCAAGGCGATCCACTTGGTACGTTTCATTTCGATGAGGATGTCGAAGATCCCGAAGGGCAGCAAACGTCCTTTACTGCGCTGGATGGCCGCCGAGACGTCCGCGAAGCCAAAGAGGAATCCGACGACGAGTTCCCCGTGCACGATGATCTTGATCAGGCGCGGGTCGGCGACGGTCAGGATCTCGTTCAACACGTAGTCGATCTCGTTGTCACTCAGTGGATAGTATTCCCAATTGTTGACAAACGTGTCGTTATACGTTTTTCCGATCCGCGGCGCCCACTGGCGCAGTTCGCGCTTGCTGCGGAAGCGCTTGACGGCCAACCCGCTGCGCTTGGCGGCCCGTTCGGCGATGCGGTGCACGCGCGCCGGCAAACCAAATTTGCCGGCTCCCAGGTAACAGGATACAAAATCGACTTCCTTGCGGAAGCCCAATTCGTCCATGAATTTCGGGTAATAGGGCGGGTTGTAGTTCATCATCGTCATCGCCGGACGGTGTTCGAATCCTTCGACCAGCATGCCGTAGCCGTCGAGCGGACCGAAACCCTTCGGTCCCACGAGTTGATCAAGCCCTCGTTCACGCGCCCAGGTGGCGGCGCGTTCGAACAGCGCCCGGGCAATCTCCAGGTCGCCCTGGGATTCGAAGTAGTAGAACTGCGCTTGTTTTTTATCGTGGTAGCGGTTGTAGGGTTTGTTTTCCAACAGCGTAATCCGCCCCACGATTTCACCGCCCGTTTTGGCGACAAAAAACTCAGCGTCCGAGTGTTCGTAGAATGGGTGCTTGCTGCTGTTCATGCGCGTGGCGACGTCGATGCGGATCGGCGGCACCCACAGTGGATGCCCGGCATACAGCCGGAAAGGAAAGTCGATGAAATCCCGCACCTGCCGCTTGTCGCGGGTATCCACTTGCTCGATGCCAATCATGGCGACCTCCCGAATCAGATCTCCCCAATGGATTGTAGCATCGCCGAAAAGCAACTACAATCAGGCAGTGTCCAGAATTTCGAGGCCTCACCTGCAATTTCCTTTTACCCGCTGGGTTTTCAACACCCTCTTTCGGCTGCTCACGCGGCGCACGTTCGACGGAATCGACAATCTGCCCGGCTCCCCGCCGTACATCGTCGTGGCCAATCATCTCAGCTACTTCGACGCCCCATTGCTCTTCACGGCCCTCAAAGTGCCGCGAATTACCGGCTGGGCCGCGGAGAAATACGAGCATCACCCGCTCTTCGGACCCTTCGTGAGCCTGCACGGCGGCGTTTTCATCCAACGCGGCAAGGTGGATCGTCAGGCGCTCTCCGCCGCCGTGGACCGGCTGCGGAATGGCTACGTGTTCGGAATCGCCCCGGAAGGGACGCGCAGCAAAACGGGCGCTTTGGCGCGCGGCAAGACCGGCACTGCCTACCTGGCGCACGAAGCGAACGTCCCCATCGTCCCTACGGCCGTCGTGGGCACCGACAAAGCCCTGCGCACCTTGCTGCGCCTGCGTCGTCCCCGTGTCGGTGTGCGCATCGGCAAACCTTTCCGTTTGCCCCCGCTGAACGAAGCGACTCGCGCCGCCGACCTGCGTCGCAACACCGATGAGATCATGTGCCGCATCGCCGCCCTGCTGCCCCCTTCCTATCGCGGCGTGTACGCCAATTATCCCCGTCTCAAAGAACTGCTCGGCGAAGCTGCTCCGCAAGCGCAGGAAGCCGAATAAGCGCTTCTGCGCCTTGAGGCGCGCAATCCCCCTGAAATTCACCCCTCCCCCCTGGGCGTGATTCAATATCCCCCTCTTGGTTACACCCCAGGCGGGATGGCATTTTCCCGCACTGTGTTTAAAATATAGAACAAACGTTCTATTCATGGAACAATCACACACCATCAGGAGGATCTGCATGCATCACGGGAGTGACCCTTTTGCGTCCGCACAACTACCGTTACCGGCCGGCGACCCGGCGCTGCTCGAGGCGCTGATGCAGCCGCGCGTCGCCCTGTTCTGGGGCGCGCACACGCCCACGCGGGCGCTCCTGACCATGCTCACCGCCCTGGCCGTCCGGGGCCAGACTCTGCGCGTTTTCGACGGGGGCAACCGTTTCGACGGTTACTTCGTCGCCAGGCTGGCGCGGCGCATGTGCAAACACCCCTACGCCGCGCTGGAGCGCATCCGTCTCTCGCGCGCCTTCACCTGCTTTCAACTGGCCGAGCGCATCGAAAAAACGCCGACCGGACCGGAGCCGATCTTCGTCCTCGATCTGCTTACCACCTTCTACGACCAGAACGTGCCGCTGCGGGACAGCGAACGCCTGCTGGAGATCACTATTTCCCATCTGAAGCGTCTGGCGACGGTCAGCCCGGTGATCGTTGGGGCGCGCGAGCCGCGCGAGCTGGTGAAAGAACGTTGGGCTTTTTTGGATCAGTTGCAAACCGCCGCCGACATCGCCTGGCTGCTGCGTGCGCCGGAAGCGGGGCTCGAACGGCAGCCGAGGTTACTCTGATGGGAATCGGGCTGCGTCTGCTTTGCCCGGTTCCGCGTTCCCGATTCATTGTGAGGTAGATCATGGGCCGAACTCTTCCATCCATTACACAGGCGTTCCTCCACGAACAGCAATCGTTGTCCCGTTTTCGCCGCGCGCTGCGCATCGAGGATCAGCACGCGCTCGACGACCTGCTCGCTGCTTCGCGCCATCACCTGGCCGCCGCGGCCTACGCTTCCCACCTGCTGCCCTTCGAGGTGATGCTTCTGGCCATGCTGGTCGAGGAGCACAAACAGGTGCTGCAGCTCGAAGGGCGCCTCGAGCACCTCGAGAATCTCGTCGAGGCGCTGCAGGCCGGTGCGGGGCGGCGGCTGGGCGCGCCCGACCGGGAGGGTTGATGGTACCCGCTTTCGGCTGGATCTTCGACATCTATCCCGCCGCGGAGGGCATGGCCGTGTGGCTGCTCGACGAGGACGGCCGCGCTCACTTGCTGCGCGACACGTTCACGCCCTGCTTCTACGTGCGCGGGCCGCGGCAGGAACTGCGCGCCGTCTGCCGCATGCTGCGCGGGCAGCGCGCGCCGGTGACCCTGCGGCGCACGGAGCGCCTGGATCTGTTCCTCGATCGCGCCGTGGAGGTGCTCGAGGTCGGCGTGCGCATCCCCGGGTTGTTGCGGCGCCTGTTTCTTCAAACGGCTGAGTTTCGTCCCGACCTGACCTATTACGACGCCGACATCTCGCTGCCGCAGCGTTACGCTTTGGCGCGCGACGTTTTCCCGCTGGCGTACTGCGCCGTCGAACAGGAGGGGGAACGAATCCGGCACATCGAGGCGTTGGACAGCCCCTGGGAGATCGATTACCGTCTGCCGCCGCTGCGGGTGATGACGCTGCAGCTCGTCGACCAGAGCCGCGACCCGGGGCGCGGCCACCGCGGCGATTTGCTGGTGGAGATCGCCGGGGAGACGTTCCGCTTCCCGCGCAGCAAGGGCCGCGAGCTGCTGCTGGGCGTGCGCCATCTGCTCGAGCGCTTCGATCCCGACGCACTGGTCAGCACCTACGGCGACAACTACATCCTGCCGCGCTTGCTCGATCTCTCCCGGCATTACGGCATTCCCCTGCCGCTCAACCGCGACCGCACGAAAACGGTGCAGCGCAAATCGGCCTCTTCCTATTTCTCCTACGGCCGGGTGGTCTTCCGCAACGAGCAGCACACGCTTTTCGGCCGCTGGCACCTCGATCGCCAGAATGCTTTCCTCTCCAATGACTACGGCATGGACGGTATCCTCGAAATCTCGCGCCTGACCAACCTGCCCGTGCAAACCACGGCGCGCGTCTCCACCGGCACCGGCATCAGCGCCATGCAGGTCAACACCGCCCTGCGGCGCGGCGTGATGGTGCCCTGGCAGAAACGCCAGCCCGAAACGTTCAAGAGCGGCAACGACCTGCGCCTGGCGGACAAGGGCGGCCTGGTCTACACGCCCATCCTCGGCCTGCACGAACACGTCGCCGAACTCGATTTCACCGCCATGTATCCCAGCATCATGGTGCACTTCAACATCTCGCCCGAGACCGTCGGGGCAACGTGCTGCCCCGGAGAAGAGATCCCCGAGCTGGGAACCCGCGTGTGCCGCCACCGCCAGGGCCTGGTGCCGGAGACGCTGGCGCCGCTGCTCGAGAAACGCAAGCGCTACAAGGCGCTCATCCGCCAGCTGCCCGGAGACGACCCGCGGGTCGAGGCCTACCGCCGGCGCTATTCGGCCCACAAATGGCTCCTGGTGACCTGTTTCGGTTATCTGGGCTACAAGAACGCCCGCTTCGGGCGCATCGAGGCGCACGAGGCGGTCAACGCCTACGGCCGCGAGGTGCTGCTGCGCACCAAGGAGCTGGTCGAGGCGCGCGGCTTTCGCGTGCTGCACCTGTACGTCGATGGTCTCTGGATCCACAAACCCGGCGCGCAGCAGCGCCCGGATTACGAAGCGCTGCTCGAAGATATACACGCCGAGACCGGTCTGCAGATCGGCCTGGAGGGCGTCTACCGCTGGTTGGCGTTTCTGCCCTCGCGCACCGAGCCGCGCGTGACGGTGGCCAACCGCTACTTTGGCGCCTACGAGGACGGCTCGTTGAAAATTCGCGGCATCGAGGCCCGCCGCCGCGACACGCCGCCCTACATCAAGCAGACCCAGCTCGAGATGCTTGACATCCTGGCGCAGGGGGAAGACGCCAGCGGTTTCCGCGCCGCCATGCCCGCCGCGGTGGCCTGCGCCGCCCGGCGCCTGCGCCGGCTGCGCGCCGGCGGCGTGCCGGTGAACGAGTTGGTCGTCACCCACCGTCTCTCGCGCCGGCCGGAGGAATACGTCGTGCGCACGGTTGCCGCCCGCGTCGCCGTAGAGTTGGCCAACCGGGGCGTGGAACTCAGCCCCGGCGAGCGGCTGCGCTTCTTGCTCGTCCCCGGGCCGGAAAAAGCGCGCGCCTGGGAACACATCGAGGGCGAGATTGCCTACGATCGGGAAGCCTACAGCGAGCTCATGCTGCGCGCCGTCGAGAGCGTCTTTGCCGCCGTCGGTGTCGACCGGGCCACGTTGGAAACCTGGCTGTTGGCCAACGCCGGCTACTGGGGCCCACCGGGGGTATTGCCGCCGCCTGGCGCGGACATCCGCATGCCGTTGTTGGCGCAAAGCAATTTCATCTGGGTTGGGAAACGAAGTACAGGGGTTCGGGAGCAGGACACGCAGGTCCGATCCCGTCTTCCGGTGTTAAGCGCAAGTCGCGAGCGGTTGCTGCTGCGGCCAGTGGGGACATCGCCATGAAACGTTCAAGCGTGTTCGTCGTCATCAGCGGTTTGATCAGCCTGACGGTCAACGTGTTGGCCATCGTCAGCTATTTCAGCGAGGGAGGCGCCTTTGCCGATTGGCATATCGACCCCGGTCTGTGGGTGGCGATCACCTTCGTGCTCATGTCCTACAGCCTGACGGCCTGGTCGGTGTTGATCTGGCGCTGGACGCGCAAGCGTGCGCGCAGCAGTAGACAAAAGATGCGCCGCTCGGCGGCCTTCCTGCTCACCGCGCTGGCGGCATTTCCGCTGCTGACCGTGTGGTTGTCCGTTTTGTTTTCGCTGGTCATCTTTACGGAGGCCACAGCGCCGCAGCGCTGGCTGCTGGCCATGGGCTGCGCCTGGGGAGCGACGCCGTTCATCAGCCTGGGATTGATCAGCGTGGGAGAAGTATTGGGGCCGTTGCTCAGCCGCAGCAAGGAATGAGGAGCCCGATTTGTGGAATAAAGATTGGTTGAAAGGGTTGCCCGGTCACTCGCAGTGGACGCGGCCAGTACACTGCCGGCCTGTTGGATGGCAGCGGTGACAAGCGTCGAAGTTCTGGATTTGACCACCCTCCGGCTTTAGGAACTTCGTCAATCTTTTATGTTCCAGGAATAGTCTGTCGGGATTGTGTCTGTGGCATCCGTAGCAGGTGTAGGTGGCGAGTGTGCTTGGATGGCAAGTCTTGCAGGAAGGACTGCCGCCGCCATGATTGAGGGGAAAGTCATCATGGGGGCGCCAGTGGGTCGCCGGTACCCAGGCGTCTGCGTTGTGGCAATTGCCGCATTCGGTCCCGAAATATCCGGCATGGAATTCCGGATCGACGTGGCATTCCGCACATGCGGGTGAAATGCCGGCAAATTCCACTTCTACATGACAGCTCTCGCAGGTAATGCCCGCGTGGCCGCCAGCGAGGGGCAGGTCGGT
The sequence above is drawn from the Anaerolineales bacterium genome and encodes:
- a CDS encoding PQQ-dependent sugar dehydrogenase, producing the protein MRRFWIVPVFLLLVGCSASTASPSATESIPNQVPPTPESVPTETMPATVTESMQSVQTLPDASGYRWTKVVAGLIRPLDLQNAGDGRIFIVEQRGVIWIMEDGALLDKPFLDIQDRVGRDANERGLLGLAFAPDFRETGEFYVDYTGNSGNTVIAGFSVSGDPNLADPSSERLILGIQQPYNNHNGGGIVFGPDGCLYIGTGDGGSGGDPQRNAQNLDSLLGKMLRIDVLGGDPYAIPPDNPFQTGGRAEIWAYGLRNPWRFAFDRVSGDLYIADVGQGTYEEVDFWPAGSPSGVNYGWNIREGMHPFEGQTGEGLTDPVAEYDHTLGCSITGGVVVHDPALPEWNGVYLYGDYCTGLIWGLLHTADGNWMDDILFRGTGFVISAFGEDASGGVYLVDLNGVVYRLERAPGN
- a CDS encoding LuxR C-terminal-related transcriptional regulator encodes the protein MWFHRWLRPERIRSFLEPASARRERYRVAERSAVWGGEDKHAAASDLQKDAGKSNRPISRQASSNGHLIFETDSELSTQLWLAARLQDVTPETLVGDLLVRGLEQEAFRTRAEAALGTLTPREQEIAWLTAQGHTNRQIAEDLVISPETVKTHMRHVLDKFSVNSKADLRLLFVDLGVRWWER
- a CDS encoding AAC(3) family N-acetyltransferase — its product is MREGKLIEATPGPRTRASLADDLRRLGLRAGTTVLVHSSLHALGWVCGGPVAVVQALMDAITPDGTLVMPTHSGDLSDPALWKNPPVPESWWPTIRQTMPAYDPRTTPTRGMGRIVEVFRTWPGVRRSAHPATSFAAWGSQAAFVTENHLLDYEMGETSPLARVYDLDGRVLLLGVGYDSNTSFHLAEYRLPNPKPSRQGAPIIENGRRVWKEFDDIEIDDDPFGQIGADFEAAGSVLEGKVGSAVSLLFSQRKAVDFALQWLRGRA
- a CDS encoding YIP1 family protein, translated to MLTDRIIGAFTFRKGVYAEVESDTTFTTTAWTIVAVVSFLVNIASHAQSNIFKWLVAAVVGTIISVVGFAIAAWVIDWVGRTVFYAEVTFDELVRTLGLAYVWQIVGVLGIFHALGILTCVTGLVQLATAILGLAAWLVAAKEALDLEWVQTAVTVVIGWIIIFVFTFITGAILGLLGVAARAVVS
- a CDS encoding lysophospholipid acyltransferase family protein, with product MATSRIRSPQWIVASPKSNYNQAVSRISRPHLQFPFTRWVFNTLFRLLTRRTFDGIDNLPGSPPYIVVANHLSYFDAPLLFTALKVPRITGWAAEKYEHHPLFGPFVSLHGGVFIQRGKVDRQALSAAVDRLRNGYVFGIAPEGTRSKTGALARGKTGTAYLAHEANVPIVPTAVVGTDKALRTLLRLRRPRVGVRIGKPFRLPPLNEATRAADLRRNTDEIMCRIAALLPPSYRGVYANYPRLKELLGEAAPQAQEAE
- a CDS encoding DNA polymerase domain-containing protein — translated: MVPAFGWIFDIYPAAEGMAVWLLDEDGRAHLLRDTFTPCFYVRGPRQELRAVCRMLRGQRAPVTLRRTERLDLFLDRAVEVLEVGVRIPGLLRRLFLQTAEFRPDLTYYDADISLPQRYALARDVFPLAYCAVEQEGERIRHIEALDSPWEIDYRLPPLRVMTLQLVDQSRDPGRGHRGDLLVEIAGETFRFPRSKGRELLLGVRHLLERFDPDALVSTYGDNYILPRLLDLSRHYGIPLPLNRDRTKTVQRKSASSYFSYGRVVFRNEQHTLFGRWHLDRQNAFLSNDYGMDGILEISRLTNLPVQTTARVSTGTGISAMQVNTALRRGVMVPWQKRQPETFKSGNDLRLADKGGLVYTPILGLHEHVAELDFTAMYPSIMVHFNISPETVGATCCPGEEIPELGTRVCRHRQGLVPETLAPLLEKRKRYKALIRQLPGDDPRVEAYRRRYSAHKWLLVTCFGYLGYKNARFGRIEAHEAVNAYGREVLLRTKELVEARGFRVLHLYVDGLWIHKPGAQQRPDYEALLEDIHAETGLQIGLEGVYRWLAFLPSRTEPRVTVANRYFGAYEDGSLKIRGIEARRRDTPPYIKQTQLEMLDILAQGEDASGFRAAMPAAVACAARRLRRLRAGGVPVNELVVTHRLSRRPEEYVVRTVAARVAVELANRGVELSPGERLRFLLVPGPEKARAWEHIEGEIAYDREAYSELMLRAVESVFAAVGVDRATLETWLLANAGYWGPPGVLPPPGADIRMPLLAQSNFIWVGKRSTGVREQDTQVRSRLPVLSASRERLLLRPVGTSP